One segment of Sesamum indicum cultivar Zhongzhi No. 13 linkage group LG4, S_indicum_v1.0, whole genome shotgun sequence DNA contains the following:
- the LOC105160737 gene encoding expansin-B15, translating into MATNAGHLPKSQCLLFTSSLVLFCLFNSCLAFRHKHLNLSTRALHWSSAGATWYGSPDGAGSDGGACGYGNLVSQAPFSSLVTGIGPSLYKSGKECGACYQIKCTKHPSCSRRPVRVVITDFCPGGMCLSDSAHFDLSGTAFGAMAIPGQEDRLRDAGVLQIRFARVACDYSGKNIAFHVDLGSNPNYFAAVIEFEEGDGDLNRVDLQQASGEPDEWWEMNQSWGAVWQLNPGSELHPPFSIRLTSQYSGQTLVAKHVIPKGWQPGRTYRSVVNYL; encoded by the exons ATGGCAACAAATGCAGGTCATTTGCCCAAATCACAATGCCTATTGTTCACTTCTTCACTTGTTCTCTTCTGTTTGTTCAACTCATGTCTAGCCTTCAGACACAAACACCTGAACCTGTCCACCAGAGCTCTCCATTGGTCGTCGGCCGGTGCAACGTGGTACGGCAGCCCTGACGGCGCCGGGAGTGATG GAGGAGCATGCGGTTATGGAAACCTCGTGTCACAAGCTCCGTTCTCTTCGTTGGTGACCGGAATAGGCCCGTCTCTCTATAAATCAGGCAAGGAATGTGGTGCTTGCTATCAG aTAAAATGTACGAAACATCCGTCGTGTTCCCGAAGACCAGTACGGGTGGTGATAACGGACTTCTGCCCTGGAGGGATGTGCCTCTCAGATTCAGCACACTTCGACCTAAGTGGAACAGCGTTCGGCGCCATGGCCATTCCTGGCCAAGAGGATAGACTCCGTGATGCTGGAGTCTTACAAATTCGATTTGCACG TGTTGCATGTGACTATTCAGGAAAAAATATCGCATTCCATGTCGATCTAGGGTCAAACCCTAACTATTTCGCAGCGGTGATCGAGTTTGAAGAAGGGGATGGGGACCTCAACCGGGTTGATCTACAACAAGCATCGGGTGAACCAGACGAGTGGTGGGAAATGAACCAGTCCTGGGGAGCGGTCTGGCAGCTGAACCCCGGTTCAGAGCTGCACCCTCCATTCTCGATCCGATTGACATCTCAGTATTCGGGCCAAACTCTAGTGGCCAAACATGTGATTCCAAAAGGTTGGCAGCCAGGTCGAACCTATAGATCCGTGGTTAATTACCTTTGA